Proteins found in one Desertifilum tharense IPPAS B-1220 genomic segment:
- a CDS encoding pentapeptide repeat-containing protein — protein sequence MLLRACMPPESTPPQSSLMPDSPSPNGRAAIDMRQRQAEQMMASSMLRNWEPLPSQQKDTRNLSSWAVTIAIAVMFVGIILDNYWIGMSATLIAILVSLRLIWPVIASQVNDLLPEQRAQILGFLALFVATLGLFKFIGVYRSISNWLRRTTWDEFGSWAEWVGALGQIMIAVLAVYIAWRQYVISRDLTIQQNIITQQQTIDAYFQGISDLALDDEGMLEDWPQERAFAEGRTAAILASVDAAGKAKVLRFLSQSNLLTPLKRDYHLGRPILDGNGGYQEDRENGVCVIELGVMLANTNLSGTDLRWTDLSDAYFIRTNLSYCDLAKANLARTVLYEANLSYTDVKGTRFFYGVLETASPRSRNEPPNYRTGQYTGAVVERIDFTGVKNLSEEQRHYCCAWCGEASRATIPGGCAGIPNLLGR from the coding sequence ATGCTGCTTAGAGCCTGTATGCCACCAGAATCCACTCCTCCTCAGTCTAGCTTGATGCCCGATTCGCCCTCTCCCAACGGACGCGCCGCCATCGATATGCGCCAGCGGCAAGCCGAACAAATGATGGCCTCATCGATGCTCAGAAATTGGGAACCCCTTCCTTCCCAACAAAAGGATACCCGGAATTTGAGTAGTTGGGCAGTCACGATCGCGATCGCCGTCATGTTTGTCGGCATCATCCTTGATAATTACTGGATTGGCATGAGCGCAACCTTAATTGCCATCCTGGTTTCCCTGCGGCTCATTTGGCCCGTCATCGCCAGCCAAGTCAACGACCTCTTACCCGAACAACGCGCCCAAATTCTCGGTTTTCTGGCCCTATTTGTTGCCACCCTAGGCTTATTCAAATTCATCGGCGTCTACCGCAGTATTAGCAACTGGCTGAGGCGTACCACCTGGGATGAATTTGGTTCTTGGGCAGAATGGGTAGGCGCACTCGGACAAATTATGATTGCCGTCCTTGCCGTTTACATCGCTTGGCGACAATACGTCATTTCGAGAGACTTAACCATTCAACAAAACATCATTACCCAACAGCAAACCATCGACGCCTACTTCCAAGGCATTTCTGACCTTGCCTTAGACGATGAAGGAATGCTCGAAGACTGGCCCCAAGAACGCGCCTTTGCTGAAGGTCGCACTGCCGCCATCTTAGCCAGCGTCGATGCTGCCGGAAAAGCCAAAGTCTTGCGTTTCCTTTCCCAATCTAATTTACTCACGCCCCTAAAACGCGACTATCATCTAGGACGACCCATTTTAGATGGCAACGGGGGATATCAAGAAGACCGAGAAAACGGCGTCTGCGTCATCGAATTAGGCGTCATGTTAGCCAACACCAACCTTTCAGGTACCGACTTGCGCTGGACTGATTTAAGCGACGCGTACTTTATTAGAACCAATCTCAGTTACTGCGACCTAGCCAAAGCCAACTTAGCTAGAACCGTTTTATATGAAGCCAATTTAAGCTATACCGACGTAAAAGGCACCCGCTTCTTTTATGGGGTTTTAGAAACCGCCTCTCCCCGCAGCCGCAACGAACCCCCTAACTACAGAACCGGACAGTATACCGGGGCAGTAGTTGAACGCATTGATTTTACAGGGGTCAAAAATCTCTCCGAAGAACAGCGCCACTACTGCTGCGCCTGGTGCGGCGAAGCCTCTAGAGCCACAATTCCCGGCGGTTGTGCTGGAATTCCAAATCTATTAGGACGCTGA
- a CDS encoding CO2 hydration protein, with amino-acid sequence MDTLTKPTLPPSQHEFADVIHRLEAGGAMLPDTPENLMQIIGIYKAYAVPMDFYWRDLLYIAERVFLDPFPFFKYFLPQEYLDLHNHYAGDDAELRVWRGEATAHPELLAFIEKGEAGKMPKLLHHLWHDRINMEFAEACMRAMYWHRGMGGKFDPYLDTDEYKANADRAIRAYFKYNPAMLGLYKLFPEMFIEQCRQMSYYANLGLFWEVMAPVFFEMSDLYDEGKLTSVPEAMNFLVNGIFAVASRPIYHHVYIRGECYEIIPKSKGFVWLYEAALPYVEAVFYRTAPFRGTKSYNAQAQQVPQDQKDFHYGILYADVFPVGTAGIPPTLLMQDMLHFLPPYLVDYYKKYCRGEDDTLIQLGISFQRSMYCVTSAVIQALRTATLHPLDDPNPEHLQANRAFFEMQLDRFKRPEARLRDIQHQDYR; translated from the coding sequence ATGGACACTTTAACAAAACCGACCCTTCCCCCTTCGCAACATGAGTTTGCAGACGTTATTCACCGTCTGGAAGCTGGAGGCGCAATGCTTCCCGATACGCCAGAGAACTTAATGCAGATTATCGGAATTTATAAAGCCTATGCAGTTCCGATGGACTTCTACTGGCGCGACTTACTTTATATTGCTGAACGCGTCTTTTTAGACCCCTTTCCCTTCTTTAAATACTTCCTGCCCCAAGAATATCTCGACCTGCACAATCACTATGCAGGCGATGATGCTGAATTGCGCGTTTGGCGTGGAGAAGCCACCGCCCACCCGGAACTGTTAGCCTTTATCGAGAAAGGCGAAGCCGGAAAAATGCCCAAACTCCTGCATCACCTCTGGCACGATCGCATTAACATGGAATTTGCCGAAGCCTGTATGCGAGCCATGTATTGGCATCGAGGAATGGGCGGCAAATTTGACCCCTACTTAGACACAGACGAATATAAAGCCAACGCAGACCGGGCGATTCGGGCTTATTTCAAGTACAATCCCGCGATGCTAGGTTTATATAAACTCTTCCCAGAAATGTTCATCGAACAATGTCGCCAGATGTCCTACTATGCCAATCTGGGCTTATTCTGGGAAGTCATGGCTCCTGTCTTTTTCGAGATGTCGGATCTCTATGATGAAGGGAAACTGACCTCAGTACCGGAGGCAATGAACTTTTTAGTGAATGGGATTTTTGCCGTTGCCAGTCGTCCGATTTACCATCACGTTTATATTCGCGGCGAGTGTTACGAAATTATCCCCAAATCTAAAGGGTTTGTTTGGCTATACGAAGCCGCCTTGCCCTATGTGGAAGCCGTCTTTTATCGGACTGCACCGTTCCGAGGCACCAAGTCCTATAACGCTCAAGCGCAACAAGTCCCCCAAGATCAAAAAGACTTTCACTATGGCATTCTCTACGCCGATGTCTTCCCCGTAGGGACAGCCGGAATTCCGCCAACGCTGCTGATGCAAGATATGTTGCACTTCCTACCGCCCTATCTGGTGGACTACTATAAAAAATATTGCCGAGGCGAGGACGATACATTAATCCAATTGGGGATTAGTTTCCAGCGTTCGATGTATTGCGTGACCTCTGCGGTGATTCAAGCCTTGCGAACTGCGACGTTACATCCCCTAGACGATCCTAATCCAGAACATCTCCAAGCCAATCGCGCCTTCTTTGAGATGCAGTTAGACCGCTTTAAGCGCCCCGAAGCTCGTCTGCGCGATATCCAACACCAAGACTATAGGTAA
- a CDS encoding NADH-quinone oxidoreductase subunit M has product MLSFLIAIPIIGAIIISLFPGNRTANQLRWVAIAIASLLIILTGVALTQFDLNAIGFQLSEFFPWIPQLGLSYSLGVDGLSLPLIALTSLLTWIAIYGTGEGVERPRLYYSLILLVNAGLTGAFAAQNLLLFILFYELELIPLYLLIAIWGGEKRGYAATKFLIYTAVSGILVLAAFLGMAWLSHSFSFDYNAIITQGFPLTAQLILLTLLLVGFGIKIPLVPLHTWLPDAYVEASPPVAILLGGILAKLGTYGLIRFGMQLFPEAWATVAPALAIIGVVSVLYGALTAIAQQDIKRMVAYSSIGHMGYIVIAAAATTSLSLLGAVTQMVSHGLILAILFYLIGIIEVKVGTRELNVLNGLMNPIRGLPLISALLVLGGMASAGIPGLVGFIAEFMVFQGSFATFPWITLLCIIASGLTAVYFVILINRTCFGKLDNATAYYPKVHLSERIPALILAALIFFLGVQPTWLVRWSEPTTTALVATLNAAQAVEIAQARE; this is encoded by the coding sequence ATATTAAGTTTTTTAATCGCAATCCCCATAATCGGGGCTATTATCATTAGCCTGTTTCCGGGCAACCGAACAGCCAATCAACTCAGATGGGTTGCGATCGCGATCGCCTCCCTCCTGATTATCCTGACTGGCGTTGCCCTAACCCAATTTGACCTAAACGCGATCGGCTTCCAGCTCTCAGAATTCTTCCCTTGGATTCCCCAACTCGGTTTAAGCTATAGCCTAGGCGTCGATGGTCTATCCCTACCTTTAATCGCCCTCACCTCCCTGTTAACCTGGATCGCCATTTACGGCACCGGAGAAGGCGTAGAAAGACCCCGCCTCTATTATTCCCTCATCCTGCTCGTCAACGCCGGCCTGACCGGAGCCTTCGCCGCCCAAAACCTGCTCCTGTTCATCCTATTCTACGAACTCGAACTCATCCCCCTGTACTTATTAATCGCCATTTGGGGCGGCGAAAAACGCGGTTATGCGGCCACCAAATTCCTAATCTACACCGCCGTTTCCGGCATCTTAGTCTTAGCCGCCTTCTTAGGCATGGCGTGGCTGTCGCACTCCTTCAGCTTCGACTACAACGCCATCATCACCCAAGGCTTCCCCCTCACCGCCCAACTAATCCTACTCACCCTGTTATTAGTCGGATTTGGGATTAAAATTCCCCTAGTTCCCCTGCATACCTGGCTGCCCGATGCTTACGTCGAAGCCTCTCCCCCCGTCGCCATCTTACTCGGCGGCATCTTAGCCAAACTGGGAACCTACGGCCTGATTCGCTTTGGGATGCAACTGTTCCCCGAAGCTTGGGCCACCGTTGCACCCGCATTAGCCATCATCGGCGTCGTCAGCGTCTTGTATGGGGCACTGACTGCGATCGCCCAACAAGATATTAAACGCATGGTCGCCTATAGTTCCATCGGTCACATGGGCTATATCGTCATCGCCGCCGCCGCCACCACCTCCCTCAGCCTCCTGGGTGCCGTTACCCAAATGGTCAGCCACGGCCTCATTCTCGCCATCCTCTTCTATCTCATTGGGATTATCGAAGTCAAAGTTGGCACCCGCGAACTCAACGTCCTCAACGGCCTAATGAACCCCATTCGCGGCTTACCCCTAATTAGCGCCCTCCTCGTTCTCGGCGGCATGGCCAGCGCTGGAATTCCCGGCTTAGTCGGCTTCATCGCAGAATTCATGGTCTTTCAAGGCAGCTTTGCCACCTTCCCCTGGATCACCCTCCTGTGCATCATCGCCTCCGGGTTAACCGCCGTTTACTTCGTCATCCTCATTAACCGCACCTGCTTCGGCAAATTAGACAACGCCACCGCCTACTATCCCAAAGTCCACCTCAGCGAACGCATCCCCGCCTTAATTCTCGCCGCCCTCATCTTCTTCCTCGGCGTTCAACCCACCTGGCTCGTCCGTTGGAGCGAACCCACCACCACCGCCCTAGTCGCCACCCTCAACGCAGCCCAAGCCGTTGAAATTGCCCAAGCGAGAGAGTGA
- a CDS encoding Gldg family protein — MKPLWKSLRYLVWLAPTLIVAGLTAGIISAAWIPLPLALILGGLAILGVWLVYQISTLQRFWKQRSTEAGTNALIATLSVILILGLINFLGVRYLARFDLTETQIFTLAPQTQEILRNLDRPVKAFVFTSQANPTDRELLDSYQRIGGRNFSYEYIDPQLRPGLAQEFGVRSQTDIGNVYIEATPPETPEEEETVQPRRELVQNISRDRLAENRLTTTIERIASDRAFVVYFLQGHGQRPLEAGQGGFSEAIGALGNRSYISQPLNLADRSEVPQDADVVVIAGPQRALFEPEVQALQQYLERGGSLFLMIDPGTDPGLDPLLREWGVRLDNRFAVDATGSGRLVGLGPAEPLITRYGDHPITRDFRDGYSFYPMARPIEVSAVPGVNETPLLITADQSWAESNPQSQTLEFNPETDRQGPLLLGVALSRSIQNPEVQASPSPSPSPQASPSPEASPEASPSPEASPEASPSPEASPEVSPSPEASPEVSPSPEASPEASPSPEASPEASPTPIPSPSPEVEATPIRDARMVVIGNSEFAADGRFGRQLNGDVFLNSVAWLANTDEQNLSIRPREARNRRINLSIQEGRIIGWTAIAVIPLLGLIAALLLWLRRR, encoded by the coding sequence ATGAAACCCCTTTGGAAATCACTTCGATACCTGGTTTGGCTAGCACCAACCCTGATCGTGGCAGGCTTGACCGCAGGAATCATTTCCGCCGCTTGGATACCGCTACCCCTGGCTTTAATCCTCGGTGGTTTGGCCATTTTAGGCGTGTGGCTGGTTTATCAAATCAGCACGTTGCAACGGTTCTGGAAACAACGCTCTACCGAAGCCGGAACCAACGCCCTGATCGCCACCCTGTCCGTTATCCTGATTTTAGGGTTAATTAACTTTCTGGGAGTGCGTTACCTGGCGCGGTTTGACTTAACCGAAACCCAGATTTTTACCCTAGCGCCGCAAACCCAAGAAATTCTGCGAAATCTCGATCGACCTGTTAAAGCCTTCGTGTTTACCAGTCAGGCGAACCCCACCGACCGAGAATTACTGGATAGCTATCAGCGGATCGGGGGTCGCAACTTCAGCTATGAGTATATCGATCCGCAGTTGCGTCCGGGTTTGGCTCAAGAATTTGGAGTGCGATCGCAAACAGATATTGGCAACGTTTATATTGAAGCCACGCCTCCAGAAACCCCAGAGGAGGAGGAAACCGTTCAACCCAGGCGGGAATTAGTCCAGAATATCTCGCGCGATCGCCTTGCAGAAAATCGCCTGACGACGACGATAGAACGCATTGCGAGCGATCGCGCTTTTGTGGTCTACTTCCTCCAAGGTCACGGTCAAAGACCCCTAGAAGCAGGCCAGGGGGGGTTCTCAGAAGCCATTGGTGCTTTGGGAAATCGCAGCTACATCAGCCAACCCTTGAACCTCGCCGACCGTTCGGAAGTTCCCCAAGATGCAGATGTGGTCGTGATTGCAGGCCCGCAACGCGCCTTATTTGAACCGGAAGTTCAAGCGTTACAGCAATACCTCGAACGGGGGGGTTCTCTGTTCCTGATGATCGATCCGGGAACCGATCCGGGTTTAGACCCTCTCCTGCGCGAATGGGGAGTGCGCCTCGATAACCGCTTTGCTGTAGACGCCACCGGAAGCGGCCGTTTGGTCGGTTTGGGCCCTGCGGAACCCTTAATTACCCGCTATGGCGATCATCCCATTACTCGCGATTTCCGCGATGGTTATTCGTTCTATCCAATGGCCAGACCGATAGAAGTATCGGCGGTTCCTGGGGTGAATGAAACTCCCCTCTTAATTACCGCCGATCAAAGTTGGGCCGAAAGTAACCCCCAAAGCCAAACGCTAGAGTTTAACCCAGAAACGGATCGCCAAGGCCCTCTATTATTGGGAGTGGCTTTGAGTCGCAGCATTCAAAATCCAGAGGTACAAGCGTCTCCTTCTCCTTCGCCATCCCCACAGGCGTCTCCTTCCCCAGAAGCGAGTCCAGAAGCGTCTCCTTCCCCAGAAGCGAGTCCAGAAGCATCTCCCTCCCCGGAAGCAAGTCCAGAAGTTTCCCCTTCCCCGGAAGCAAGTCCAGAAGTTTCCCCTTCCCCGGAAGCAAGTCCAGAAGCGTCTCCTTCCCCAGAGGCAAGTCCAGAAGCCTCTCCGACGCCAATTCCATCTCCTTCCCCGGAAGTAGAAGCAACGCCAATTAGAGATGCGCGGATGGTTGTAATTGGGAATTCAGAATTTGCAGCCGATGGTCGGTTTGGACGCCAACTCAACGGCGATGTTTTTCTCAATTCTGTGGCGTGGTTGGCGAATACCGACGAGCAAAATCTGTCCATTCGTCCGCGCGAAGCTAGAAACCGCCGGATCAACCTCTCGATCCAAGAAGGTCGGATTATTGGTTGGACTGCGATCGCTGTTATCCCATTATTAGGGTTAATTGCAGCATTGCTGCTCTGGTTGCGCCGTCGCTAA
- a CDS encoding DUF4340 domain-containing protein: protein MKLQRKTLLLLLAALGFAGIVYVVEIQGQQREEARVARSRTVFTFAEDRVQEIQISQPDTETLVFERQAEGETQWVMTQPKAAPASDASVTFLLDKLTNGRSDRTLTVSESELSEYGLDNPSAIVDITLTNGKTHQLVLGQLDFSESFIYAQVDPPIKTALKDDKTTPKSANVTPTTTEAQSLQVLLVPIDFQYAVDRPLSEWEQQEAERPIQVSPSPSPTLETSPSPTSEESPEASPSPTSETSPSPTLEESPQASPSPTPETSP, encoded by the coding sequence ATGAAACTACAACGCAAGACTCTGCTGTTGTTATTGGCGGCGCTTGGGTTTGCTGGCATCGTGTATGTTGTAGAAATCCAAGGTCAGCAACGCGAGGAAGCCAGAGTTGCTAGATCCCGAACGGTCTTTACCTTTGCTGAAGATCGAGTCCAGGAAATTCAGATTTCCCAACCCGATACAGAAACGCTAGTGTTTGAACGTCAGGCGGAAGGGGAGACGCAATGGGTGATGACACAACCTAAAGCTGCACCTGCTAGCGATGCGTCGGTGACGTTTTTATTAGATAAACTGACAAATGGTCGGAGCGATCGCACTTTGACGGTTTCTGAATCTGAACTTTCAGAGTACGGTTTAGATAACCCTTCAGCTATTGTGGACATTACCCTAACTAACGGTAAAACGCATCAGTTGGTTTTAGGTCAACTAGACTTCAGCGAATCGTTCATTTACGCGCAGGTCGATCCGCCAATTAAAACAGCGCTTAAGGATGATAAAACAACGCCAAAAAGTGCAAATGTTACTCCGACGACTACAGAAGCGCAATCCTTGCAAGTTCTCTTAGTTCCGATTGATTTTCAATATGCTGTAGACCGACCTTTATCAGAATGGGAACAACAGGAAGCTGAAAGACCGATTCAAGTCAGTCCCTCCCCCAGTCCAACCCTAGAAACTAGTCCTTCGCCTACTTCAGAGGAAAGTCCAGAAGCCAGTCCTTCGCCTACTTCAGAAACTAGTCCTTCTCCTACTTTAGAGGAAAGTCCACAAGCCAGTCCTTCACCTACTCCAGAAACCAGTCCCTAA
- a CDS encoding ABC transporter ATP-binding protein, which produces MIEVEHLSKIYGSTPAIHDVTFRVEPGEILGFLGPNGAGKTTTMRILTGYLPATSGTARLAGFDVHESSMEVRQRIGYLPETPPLYPEMTVESFLYFVARIKGVERSDRRNRVNIALERCNIADKRKVLIHKLSKGYRQRVGIAQAIVHDPPVIILDEPTVGLDPRQIIDVRNLIKSLAGEHTIILSTHILPEVSMTCSRVAIINRGRIVATNSPENLVAQLGGGSGYELEVDRDVIEVKNLLQVLPGVRFVEAVAENYLPPNRHLIRVVSEPGTEPGRDIVAVLVGAGVGLYEMRRNRVSLENVFLELTTTEKTLESDPSEPRSQADSPVLADTQANVSEPHAGEGAQS; this is translated from the coding sequence ATGATCGAAGTTGAGCATCTTAGCAAAATCTATGGCTCAACCCCGGCTATTCACGATGTCACCTTTAGGGTGGAACCTGGAGAAATTTTAGGTTTTCTAGGGCCAAATGGTGCGGGGAAAACCACCACCATGCGGATTTTAACGGGGTATCTGCCAGCAACGAGTGGAACGGCGCGGTTAGCGGGTTTTGACGTTCATGAAAGTTCGATGGAGGTGCGACAGCGGATTGGCTATCTACCGGAAACGCCGCCGCTGTACCCTGAGATGACGGTGGAGTCGTTTCTGTATTTTGTGGCGCGGATTAAGGGGGTGGAACGGAGCGATCGCCGCAATCGAGTTAACATTGCCCTAGAGCGCTGCAATATTGCCGATAAGCGTAAGGTTTTAATCCACAAGCTCTCAAAAGGCTATCGCCAGCGGGTGGGAATTGCTCAGGCTATTGTTCACGACCCCCCGGTGATTATTTTAGATGAACCGACGGTTGGATTAGACCCGCGTCAAATCATTGATGTTCGCAATTTAATTAAAAGCCTAGCGGGCGAACATACCATTATTCTGTCTACGCATATCCTGCCAGAAGTGAGCATGACGTGCAGTCGGGTGGCGATTATTAATCGCGGCCGGATTGTGGCGACTAATTCCCCAGAAAATTTGGTGGCTCAGTTAGGCGGGGGTTCGGGTTACGAGTTAGAGGTAGACCGAGATGTCATAGAAGTCAAGAACTTGTTACAAGTCTTACCCGGCGTGCGGTTTGTGGAAGCTGTGGCAGAAAACTATCTTCCCCCCAACCGTCATTTAATCCGGGTGGTGTCGGAACCGGGAACCGAACCGGGACGAGATATTGTTGCGGTTCTCGTCGGTGCGGGAGTCGGGTTATACGAAATGCGTCGCAACCGAGTCAGCTTGGAAAATGTCTTTTTAGAATTAACGACCACTGAAAAGACGTTGGAATCCGATCCTTCAGAACCGCGATCGCAGGCAGACTCCCCGGTTCTTGCAGACACTCAAGCCAACGTTTCGGAGCCTCACGCAGGAGAAGGAGCGCAGTCATGA
- the purU gene encoding formyltetrahydrofolate deformylase — protein MTDATATLLVSCPDRQGLVAKLANFIYTHNGNIIHADHHTDFAAGLFLTRLEWQLAGFDIPRLEIASRFQPIANSIEANWQLHFSDTIPRIAIWVSRQDHCLFDLILRQRSQELRAEIALIISNHLSLQPVAEQFGIEYVHIPITKENKAEQEAKQLELLNQYQIDLVILAKYMQILSSDFVSQFPNIINIHHSFLPAFAGANPYHRAYERGVKIIGATAHYVTEDLDEGPIIEQDVVRVSHRDTTEDLIRKGKDLERVVLARAVRSHLQNRILVYGNRTVVFA, from the coding sequence ATGACTGACGCAACCGCTACATTATTAGTCTCTTGTCCAGATCGACAAGGATTAGTTGCCAAACTGGCTAACTTTATCTATACGCATAATGGCAATATTATCCACGCGGATCACCATACTGATTTTGCGGCGGGTTTATTCCTCACGCGCTTAGAATGGCAGTTAGCAGGATTTGATATTCCTCGGCTGGAAATTGCTTCTCGGTTTCAACCTATTGCTAATTCAATTGAAGCTAATTGGCAATTGCATTTTTCAGATACAATTCCCCGAATTGCGATTTGGGTGAGTCGTCAAGACCATTGCTTATTTGATTTAATTCTACGCCAACGCTCTCAAGAACTCAGGGCAGAAATTGCACTGATTATCAGCAATCATTTAAGTTTGCAGCCAGTCGCCGAGCAGTTTGGGATTGAATACGTTCATATTCCGATTACAAAAGAGAATAAAGCCGAGCAAGAAGCCAAGCAACTAGAATTGTTAAATCAATATCAGATTGATTTAGTGATTCTTGCAAAATATATGCAAATCCTCTCTTCTGATTTTGTTTCTCAATTTCCCAATATTATTAATATTCATCATTCCTTTTTACCCGCTTTTGCTGGTGCAAATCCCTATCATCGCGCTTACGAACGCGGGGTTAAAATTATTGGTGCAACAGCACATTATGTTACTGAAGATTTAGACGAAGGTCCAATTATCGAGCAGGATGTTGTTCGCGTTAGCCATCGAGATACCACAGAAGATTTAATTCGTAAAGGTAAAGATCTAGAACGAGTGGTATTAGCGAGAGCCGTGCGATCGCACTTACAAAACCGCATCCTCGTTTATGGAAATCGGACTGTCGTTTTTGCCTAA
- a CDS encoding ABC transporter permease, whose translation MRGLFSNIMAIYRKELQGYFASPLAYAIAAVFWLLSGFFFVAMLLGPEGIIAQAALLDQFGGSEPVDIAYQFQQLFLGVIGNLSLFVLPILSMGLYAEERKRGTLELLATSPITNWAIATGKLLGAVTFFTAMIVPLLLYEAIALSAADPPVSLAVPLVGHLGLILLAASVLALGMFISSLTESTILAAVLTFALVLFLWVIDLVANGVGGAFGQILSHLSLLKHYTNLVRGILDTSSLILFGSYVILGLFLTAQSIETLRFQRS comes from the coding sequence ATGAGGGGACTTTTCAGCAATATTATGGCGATTTATCGCAAGGAGTTGCAAGGATATTTTGCCTCTCCTTTAGCCTATGCGATCGCGGCGGTCTTCTGGCTGCTGTCGGGTTTCTTCTTTGTGGCGATGCTGCTTGGCCCTGAAGGCATTATCGCCCAAGCGGCCTTGCTCGATCAATTTGGCGGTAGCGAACCCGTGGACATTGCTTACCAATTTCAGCAACTCTTTTTGGGTGTGATTGGCAACTTATCCCTGTTCGTCTTACCGATTTTGTCAATGGGACTCTATGCAGAAGAACGCAAGCGCGGCACCTTAGAACTACTTGCCACTTCCCCCATTACCAACTGGGCGATCGCTACGGGAAAATTATTAGGGGCCGTCACCTTCTTTACCGCAATGATCGTACCCCTATTACTCTACGAAGCGATCGCCCTCAGCGCTGCCGATCCTCCGGTGAGTCTGGCGGTACCGCTAGTCGGCCATTTGGGATTAATCCTACTAGCGGCGAGCGTGCTGGCGTTGGGGATGTTTATCTCTTCGTTGACTGAAAGTACCATTTTGGCGGCGGTGCTAACCTTTGCGCTGGTTCTATTTCTTTGGGTGATTGATTTAGTGGCTAATGGGGTGGGTGGAGCCTTCGGACAAATTTTAAGCCACCTATCGCTACTCAAGCATTACACCAACCTCGTCCGAGGCATTTTAGACACAAGCAGCCTGATCCTATTTGGCAGCTATGTCATCTTAGGCTTATTTCTAACCGCTCAATCGATTGAAACCCTCCGGTTCCAACGCTCCTAA